A single Microcoleus sp. FACHB-672 DNA region contains:
- a CDS encoding plasmid replication protein, CyRepA1 family encodes MHRQSLHPEHLQELIKESGIDGALASLNFSSLEEDAIYRHLLISDDIHRNNAGRVSGGWLHRYAQVANGGWWCAGRDPLNDWGLMEWGCYKPNHPRHDKNGKPVKYEHPPCTPTRVFCLKVPLHIWQQISDRYGVPVPANPEIAEGGEALGFWQWVVEAQIPLIICEGAKKAAALLSWGYAALAVPGITSSYRVTRDAQGRVMSRRLIPELAALTLPARTFYICFDYETQPKTIKAVNQAITQLGELLEEKNCAAKVIRLPGLEKGVDDFIVAQGAEAFQAVYEASADLETDLAKTKPHTEFTYPPQLILNRRYLGKLPFPTSGLIAVKSAKGTGKTTALLELVLEAKKQNRAVLLLTHRIQLGRFLCEKIGVNWINNRGIQEAKSNSHPQLLGLCIDSLCKLNPQHWQGSLVILDEVEQCLWHLLNSETCKDKRVKILKTFQHLISTIIQTGGAVIAQDADLSDLSLDYLKEMAGISIEPWVVVNEWKPETDWNVTFYDCPNPTPLIQQLEQDLIAGKKCYVTTDSRSGLYSSETIERYLKQHLEKLIHQYPKTLLVNSQTTSTPGHEAVNFAEAINQRAKDYDAVFVTPSLGTGISIDVEHFDCVYGIFQGVIPDWEARQALARVRVGIPRFIWCAKRGIGSIGSGSKNYRVLSYWYQENHTENLALMNPLHKVDVDLPLVYDLIHLKIWAKMAARVNASITFYRQSLREGLIAEGHQVNVVNNAPPETRLRELRQEFLTVSPEQWETRKKLILEIVKLQQNFEKHTNQYLVIKHQFRQIHQQNELHVAEAVAKAIDLNQEKYEYLLVKHALTDEERYQVNKYILKQRYGVKVTPQLKLRDDRGYYSQLLTHYYLTHESEYFYFKDRQEWKQQLEKGEGRVFLPDVQTYTLKVEALKALGILDFLHPEREFQESGLELLELKAKACRCSKHIKRSIGISIPVETEKGCVSSIKILGKILNLLGLKLKPVKMTERKVEKQVKIYQIDPVTFNDGRQAIFEIWQQRDALSLGTVFPSGLYIPECENYLSAFTPRQARYEVALL; translated from the coding sequence ATGCATCGGCAAAGTCTGCACCCGGAACACTTGCAAGAATTAATTAAAGAGAGTGGCATTGACGGCGCTCTGGCTTCGCTCAACTTCAGCTCTTTGGAAGAAGATGCAATCTATAGGCATTTACTAATATCCGATGATATACACCGCAATAACGCCGGACGAGTGAGCGGTGGATGGCTGCATCGTTATGCTCAGGTAGCCAATGGGGGATGGTGGTGTGCAGGTCGAGATCCGCTCAATGATTGGGGTTTAATGGAATGGGGATGTTACAAGCCAAACCATCCCAGGCATGATAAAAACGGCAAGCCGGTGAAGTACGAGCATCCTCCCTGTACGCCGACACGGGTATTCTGTTTGAAAGTGCCGCTTCACATCTGGCAGCAAATTTCTGATCGCTATGGAGTGCCGGTGCCGGCGAACCCTGAGATCGCAGAGGGAGGGGAAGCACTGGGATTTTGGCAGTGGGTGGTGGAGGCGCAAATTCCGCTCATTATCTGTGAGGGAGCGAAGAAAGCGGCGGCGTTGTTGAGTTGGGGATATGCAGCGCTTGCCGTACCGGGAATTACCAGCAGCTATCGGGTGACGCGAGACGCACAAGGCAGAGTCATGAGTCGCCGGCTGATTCCTGAATTGGCAGCGCTTACACTGCCGGCGCGCACGTTTTACATTTGCTTTGATTATGAAACTCAGCCGAAAACTATCAAAGCAGTCAATCAAGCGATCACTCAATTGGGTGAGCTTTTAGAGGAAAAAAACTGTGCGGCTAAAGTCATCAGACTTCCCGGTTTAGAAAAAGGAGTGGATGATTTTATTGTCGCTCAAGGTGCTGAAGCATTCCAAGCCGTTTATGAAGCAAGCGCAGATTTAGAAACTGATTTAGCTAAAACTAAACCCCACACTGAGTTTACCTACCCGCCGCAATTGATTCTTAACCGGCGCTATTTAGGAAAACTACCTTTTCCCACATCTGGATTAATAGCCGTTAAGTCTGCCAAAGGAACCGGAAAAACGACGGCTCTTTTAGAGTTGGTATTAGAAGCGAAAAAGCAAAACCGAGCAGTTTTGCTGCTCACGCACAGAATTCAGCTAGGGCGTTTTTTGTGTGAAAAAATCGGAGTCAATTGGATTAATAATCGAGGAATACAGGAAGCCAAAAGCAATTCTCATCCCCAATTACTCGGACTGTGTATTGATTCTCTATGCAAACTCAACCCTCAACACTGGCAAGGATCGCTGGTGATTTTGGATGAGGTTGAACAGTGTTTGTGGCATCTTCTTAACAGCGAAACTTGTAAAGATAAACGAGTTAAAATTTTAAAAACTTTTCAGCATTTGATTTCTACAATCATACAAACCGGCGGTGCGGTGATCGCTCAAGATGCCGACTTGTCAGACCTTTCTTTAGACTATCTCAAAGAAATGGCCGGCATTTCAATTGAGCCGTGGGTTGTGGTGAATGAGTGGAAACCTGAAACCGATTGGAATGTTACTTTCTATGATTGTCCCAACCCAACGCCGCTGATTCAGCAGCTTGAGCAAGATTTAATTGCGGGAAAAAAGTGTTATGTTACAACCGATAGCCGGTCAGGACTTTACAGTTCAGAAACAATAGAGCGCTATCTCAAACAGCATTTAGAAAAATTGATTCACCAGTATCCTAAAACGCTTCTAGTTAACTCCCAAACAACCAGCACACCGGGACACGAAGCGGTTAATTTTGCAGAAGCCATTAACCAGAGAGCAAAGGATTATGACGCGGTTTTTGTAACTCCCAGTTTAGGAACCGGCATCAGCATTGATGTGGAACATTTTGACTGCGTTTATGGCATTTTTCAAGGGGTAATTCCAGATTGGGAAGCGCGACAGGCATTAGCAAGAGTTCGCGTCGGCATCCCTCGGTTTATCTGGTGTGCAAAGCGGGGTATCGGCTCAATTGGCAGTGGCAGTAAAAATTACCGGGTGCTGTCCTATTGGTATCAAGAAAATCATACAGAAAACTTAGCTTTAATGAATCCCCTGCACAAAGTTGATGTGGATTTACCCTTGGTTTATGACTTAATTCACCTAAAAATTTGGGCAAAAATGGCGGCGCGAGTCAATGCCTCGATTACTTTTTACCGGCAGTCCCTGCGAGAAGGTTTAATTGCTGAAGGACATCAGGTAAATGTGGTTAATAATGCTCCCCCAGAAACTCGCCTCAGAGAGCTGCGTCAGGAATTTCTCACAGTTAGTCCGGAGCAGTGGGAAACTCGTAAAAAGCTGATTCTCGAAATTGTAAAACTTCAGCAAAACTTTGAGAAGCACACGAATCAGTATTTAGTGATTAAACATCAATTTAGACAAATTCATCAGCAAAATGAATTACACGTTGCTGAAGCTGTTGCCAAGGCAATTGATCTTAATCAGGAAAAATATGAATATTTATTAGTTAAGCACGCGCTAACGGATGAGGAACGCTACCAAGTGAATAAATATATCTTGAAGCAGCGTTATGGTGTGAAAGTTACGCCGCAATTAAAGCTGCGGGATGACAGAGGGTACTACTCGCAACTTTTAACGCATTATTACTTAACCCATGAAAGCGAGTATTTTTATTTTAAAGACCGGCAGGAATGGAAGCAGCAGTTAGAAAAAGGTGAAGGAAGAGTTTTTCTGCCTGACGTGCAAACTTACACGTTGAAGGTGGAAGCCTTAAAAGCTTTAGGGATTTTAGATTTTCTTCATCCAGAACGTGAATTTCAGGAGAGTGGTTTAGAGTTGCTGGAATTGAAGGCAAAGGCGTGCCGGTGTAGCAAGCATATCAAAAGATCAATTGGAATTAGCATTCCTGTGGAAACAGAAAAAGGATGTGTGAGTTCGATAAAAATACTGGGCAAAATTCTGAATTTGTTGGGATTAAAGTTGAAGCCGGTGAAGATGACAGAGAGGAAAGTAGAAAAACAGGTGAAAATTTATCAAATCGATCCAGTGACTTTCAATGATGGCCGGCAGGCTATTTTTGAAATTTGGCAGCAGCGAGATGCGTTGAGTTTAGGCACTGTTTTCCCATCTGGATTGTATATTCCAGAATGCGAAAATTATCTGAGTGCATTTACACCTCGTCAAGCAAGATATGAGGTTGCGCTTTTGTAA
- a CDS encoding PmeII family type II restriction endonuclease: protein MIDGQLISISLFSGAGGLDLGMEQAGFHTVSVVEIDPDAVKTIALNRTHLAESAVARDIRQVSAQTLLQEGGRVLNLGRPLGAGEVDLVMGGPPCQSFSTAGKRGSVIDPRGSLFMDFIRVVQEVQPRFFVMENVKGLLSAPLRHRPHAQRGLGFLPLEPDESAGAALNVVLEEMKGIGYEVVYGLLNAADYGVPQTRERVIFIGSREVQRVSLPLPTHSERGAGGLPKWRTFRDAISDLDDLQPECMAYSESRLKYLRLLKAGQNWKNLPDTLKAEAMGGAYNSGGGKVGFYRRLSWDKPSPTVTTSPHQKATDMCHPDELRPLSVRECARVQTFPDDWIFYGSVASKYRQIGNAVPVLLAKAIGDYLCRLCRGEKAQGRGMYEQLSLFNWGESNVSEQLHEMLAFALEKEINLPKSKARSLASHFADLQEFLNVEASDLTNIRSISGQRTIRLTSDEVERILAFKSTDSLSAQLTVAENFLACISRNFTRKQLAMIRILTLENLNPNPFLIKALNLKTPEEVVRLNVYMAGTRSIVTSMGFFLQDILLSSSDTVENAPKNSGWDLIKKTDSGELCWIQVKSGPNNMDKDQIVYWALKIQEKINAGDKAYIGITYGKRSNKTVTMGLLKQFLPEWEMKTLIGRELWDFISEDPGYSSQLFEILRTSAAKVLQEHSISDALEVCVQRITNEFISKYGGGSLGVSNYIAEIF, encoded by the coding sequence GTGATCGACGGTCAGCTCATTTCCATCAGTTTGTTTTCCGGTGCCGGTGGTTTAGATTTGGGGATGGAACAGGCTGGGTTCCATACGGTTAGCGTCGTGGAAATAGATCCTGATGCGGTCAAAACTATCGCTTTGAACCGGACCCATCTTGCCGAGAGTGCCGTAGCGCGAGACATCCGCCAAGTTAGTGCTCAAACTCTTTTGCAGGAAGGCGGACGCGTTTTAAACTTGGGCAGACCTTTGGGTGCCGGTGAAGTGGATTTAGTGATGGGTGGGCCTCCCTGCCAGTCTTTCAGCACTGCCGGTAAGCGTGGATCAGTCATAGATCCGCGCGGTAGTCTGTTTATGGACTTCATCCGGGTTGTGCAAGAAGTTCAACCGCGCTTTTTTGTGATGGAGAATGTCAAAGGGTTACTTTCCGCACCCTTGAGGCACAGACCCCATGCACAAAGGGGTTTAGGCTTCTTACCACTGGAACCTGATGAGAGTGCCGGTGCCGCTTTAAATGTTGTGTTGGAAGAGATGAAAGGTATTGGGTATGAGGTAGTTTACGGTCTTTTGAACGCTGCTGATTACGGTGTGCCGCAAACCAGAGAGCGAGTAATATTTATTGGGTCGAGAGAAGTTCAACGGGTTAGTTTGCCGCTGCCGACTCATAGCGAAAGGGGTGCCGGCGGTTTACCCAAGTGGCGAACTTTTCGAGATGCGATCTCGGATTTAGATGACCTTCAGCCTGAGTGTATGGCTTATTCAGAGAGTCGGCTTAAGTATTTGCGCTTGTTGAAAGCCGGTCAAAACTGGAAGAATTTACCGGATACTTTAAAAGCTGAAGCGATGGGAGGCGCTTACAACTCTGGAGGCGGTAAAGTTGGTTTCTATCGCCGACTGTCTTGGGATAAACCTTCTCCTACGGTTACAACCAGTCCGCACCAAAAAGCAACAGATATGTGTCACCCAGACGAGTTGCGCCCTCTAAGCGTTAGAGAGTGTGCGAGAGTGCAAACGTTTCCGGATGATTGGATTTTTTATGGTTCGGTTGCGTCTAAGTACCGACAGATTGGAAATGCGGTGCCGGTTCTCTTAGCAAAGGCAATTGGTGATTATTTGTGCCGATTATGTAGGGGAGAGAAGGCGCAAGGGAGAGGAATGTACGAACAACTATCTTTGTTCAACTGGGGAGAGTCAAACGTGTCTGAACAACTGCATGAAATGTTAGCCTTTGCTTTAGAAAAAGAGATTAACCTTCCCAAAAGCAAAGCTCGTTCTCTTGCTTCCCACTTTGCCGATTTACAAGAATTTCTGAATGTAGAAGCTTCTGACCTAACAAACATTAGAAGTATTTCTGGACAGCGAACAATTCGACTGACATCTGATGAGGTTGAGCGTATCTTAGCTTTTAAATCTACAGATAGTCTTTCTGCACAACTTACAGTTGCAGAGAATTTTTTGGCCTGTATCAGCCGGAATTTTACAAGAAAACAGTTGGCTATGATCAGAATATTAACTTTAGAGAACCTGAATCCTAACCCATTTTTAATTAAAGCGCTTAATCTAAAAACCCCAGAGGAAGTTGTGCGGCTAAACGTTTATATGGCCGGTACAAGATCCATTGTCACATCAATGGGCTTTTTTCTTCAAGATATTCTGCTTTCTAGCTCTGACACAGTCGAAAATGCGCCCAAAAATTCAGGATGGGACTTAATTAAAAAGACTGATAGCGGTGAGTTGTGCTGGATTCAAGTTAAAAGTGGCCCAAATAACATGGATAAAGACCAGATAGTATATTGGGCTTTAAAGATTCAGGAAAAAATAAACGCAGGAGATAAAGCTTACATAGGAATAACTTATGGAAAAAGAAGCAATAAAACAGTAACAATGGGGCTTTTAAAACAATTCTTGCCTGAATGGGAAATGAAAACCCTTATAGGACGTGAACTGTGGGATTTCATAAGCGAAGATCCTGGTTATAGTTCTCAGCTATTTGAAATTCTGCGTACGTCAGCAGCCAAGGTATTACAAGAGCATTCGATTTCTGACGCCCTTGAGGTATGTGTTCAAAGAATAACGAATGAATTCATCAGTAAATATGGTGGAGGTAGCCTGGGTGTATCAAACTACATCGCAGAGATATTTTAA
- the mrdA gene encoding penicillin-binding protein 2 — MTVFPSFSIGRRSSGARTLGNPFQSILIMFGITSVMLGAIGGRLAHLQLIQGDRNRQLAENNRVRLLPKQPVRGNIFDRKGRILASSRLTHAVYLWPLDLDKTDWFRTRQRLSKILNIPESELQKRLQKSETYNSNEPIRVARSVTPAQITALQEYSSELKGVKVDIEAVRNYPNGILAAHALGYTGEINDSDLYDLQQQGYRLGDVIGQMGIEQAFEKQLRGEWGGQQVEVDSMGQILRVLGDKPAKAGQDLHLTLDLDVQKAAEAALGDRQGAIVALNPNTGEVLAMVSRPAFDPNIFSTRISEKTWQELQSADHPFVNRALRGFPPASTFKIVTTTAGLESGEFSPDTYLGTYGSLTFGGIEFGEWNHAGFGVLGFVGALAWSSDTFFYQIGSGVGHEKLIQWTRNYGFGEKTGIELAEEEAPGLVPDEDWKVQEIEEGWYLGDTINMSIGQGFLLSTPLQVGVMFSVPANGGYKVRPHLLKDNQPAQKWRESLKLKPSTIEILRQGLRGVVAGGTGAALDVPTIPPAAGKSGTAEDPPRESHTWFGAYGPTDKPEIVVVAFGENSGGGGGSFAAPMVLQVLETYFKANKPAKAKPVQPAAE; from the coding sequence ATGACTGTTTTTCCCTCTTTCTCTATCGGTCGTCGGTCTTCCGGTGCACGCACGCTGGGAAACCCTTTCCAGTCCATACTGATCATGTTTGGGATCACCAGTGTGATGTTGGGTGCTATCGGCGGTCGGCTTGCCCATTTACAGCTAATTCAAGGAGATCGCAACCGCCAATTGGCAGAGAACAACCGAGTTCGTTTGCTGCCGAAACAACCAGTGCGGGGTAATATTTTTGACCGCAAAGGCAGAATTTTGGCCAGTAGCCGCCTCACCCATGCTGTATATTTGTGGCCTTTAGATTTAGACAAAACAGACTGGTTTAGAACGCGCCAACGCCTGTCTAAAATTCTGAATATCCCTGAATCAGAATTGCAAAAGCGGCTGCAAAAATCGGAAACCTATAACTCGAATGAGCCGATACGTGTTGCCCGTAGCGTCACCCCCGCGCAGATCACAGCACTGCAAGAATACAGCAGTGAACTAAAGGGAGTGAAGGTGGATATCGAAGCGGTGCGGAATTACCCGAACGGCATTTTAGCGGCTCATGCCTTGGGATACACCGGCGAAATTAATGACTCGGATCTTTATGATCTTCAACAGCAAGGTTACCGCCTGGGTGATGTTATCGGCCAGATGGGAATTGAGCAAGCTTTCGAGAAACAATTGCGGGGAGAGTGGGGCGGGCAGCAGGTAGAAGTTGATAGCATGGGCCAGATTTTGCGGGTTTTGGGTGACAAGCCGGCAAAGGCGGGTCAGGATTTGCATTTAACCTTGGATCTGGATGTGCAGAAGGCAGCAGAGGCAGCCCTCGGCGATCGTCAAGGGGCGATCGTGGCTTTGAACCCCAACACAGGCGAGGTTCTCGCGATGGTGAGCCGGCCTGCTTTTGATCCGAATATCTTTTCCACGCGCATTTCTGAGAAGACGTGGCAAGAGTTGCAAAGTGCGGATCACCCATTTGTTAACCGAGCACTGCGAGGATTTCCTCCGGCAAGTACCTTTAAAATTGTGACAACGACTGCCGGTTTGGAATCAGGCGAGTTCTCTCCCGACACATATTTGGGAACTTACGGTTCTTTAACCTTTGGCGGCATTGAGTTTGGGGAATGGAATCATGCCGGTTTTGGGGTTCTGGGATTTGTTGGGGCGCTTGCTTGGAGTAGTGACACGTTTTTCTATCAAATCGGCAGTGGAGTCGGCCATGAAAAGCTGATCCAATGGACGCGAAACTATGGCTTTGGCGAAAAAACCGGCATTGAGTTAGCCGAGGAGGAAGCCCCAGGATTAGTTCCGGATGAAGATTGGAAGGTGCAGGAAATCGAGGAAGGATGGTATCTGGGCGATACCATTAATATGTCAATTGGTCAAGGCTTTTTACTATCTACGCCGCTGCAAGTTGGAGTAATGTTTTCTGTGCCGGCCAATGGCGGATATAAAGTTAGGCCGCACCTGCTGAAGGACAATCAGCCGGCGCAAAAATGGCGAGAGTCGTTGAAGTTGAAACCCTCAACCATAGAAATTTTGCGGCAAGGACTACGAGGGGTGGTTGCCGGCGGCACCGGCGCGGCTTTGGATGTGCCAACCATTCCGCCGGCGGCGGGTAAGTCTGGGACGGCTGAAGATCCCCCCCGCGAATCTCACACTTGGTTTGGTGCCTATGGGCCAACTGATAAGCCAGAAATTGTGGTGGTGGCTTTTGGGGAAAATTCCGGCGGCGGCGGTGGTTCTTTTGCCGCGCCAATGGTCTTGCAAGTATTGGAGACGTATTTTAAGGCAAATAAGCCTGCGAAGGCTAAACCCGTTCAGCCGGCTGCTGAGTAG
- a CDS encoding CO2 hydration protein — MTKAALKYSNHPLATYIDKLEAGDALLPDSPENVLEVVGILKSYGVVLDAYSRNLIFIAEHQFLELFPFFKYFDGEFSVKKLLRHWWHDRINFEYAEYCMKAMLWHGGGGMDAYLDSPEFSRLAEKAIQAKLKGNFLMLGLHRLFPEFLPEQIRQFAYYSGLGQFWRVMSDMFISLSDRYDRGEIKTIPQVVEHVLNGLVADANKPITYSVKIGKEVYDILPKSAGLTFLMDTGVPYVEAIFFRGTPFPGTVSYNAQACQIPADQSDFTYGALYADPLPIGGAGIPPTQLMQDMRHYIPEYLHEVYRTSCRGEDDLRVQICQSFQKSMFCVTTAAIQGLAPHPLKTSDPKQRQANRAYLENWMNRFTASRLAEVNKPDERYCQLFPER; from the coding sequence ATGACAAAAGCTGCTTTAAAATATTCTAATCATCCCCTGGCAACCTACATCGATAAATTGGAAGCCGGTGACGCACTGCTTCCAGATTCGCCAGAAAATGTTTTGGAGGTTGTGGGAATTCTTAAAAGCTACGGTGTCGTTTTAGATGCTTACTCTCGCAATTTAATATTCATTGCTGAACATCAATTTTTAGAATTGTTTCCCTTTTTTAAATACTTCGATGGGGAATTTTCGGTTAAGAAGTTGCTGCGCCATTGGTGGCACGACAGAATTAATTTTGAGTACGCTGAATATTGCATGAAAGCGATGCTTTGGCATGGCGGTGGCGGTATGGATGCTTATTTAGATTCCCCAGAATTTAGCCGACTGGCTGAGAAAGCAATTCAGGCTAAGCTTAAGGGCAATTTTCTGATGTTGGGACTACACCGGCTGTTTCCTGAATTTTTGCCAGAACAGATCCGCCAGTTCGCTTACTATAGCGGTTTGGGCCAGTTTTGGCGGGTGATGAGTGATATGTTTATCTCCCTGTCAGATCGTTATGACAGAGGGGAAATTAAAACAATTCCCCAGGTTGTAGAGCACGTTTTGAACGGGTTAGTGGCAGATGCCAATAAGCCGATTACCTATAGCGTGAAGATTGGGAAAGAAGTGTACGATATTCTTCCTAAATCTGCCGGTTTGACGTTTCTTATGGATACCGGGGTGCCTTATGTAGAGGCGATTTTCTTCCGGGGAACCCCATTCCCTGGCACGGTTTCTTATAACGCCCAAGCTTGTCAAATTCCTGCGGATCAGAGTGATTTTACCTATGGCGCTTTGTATGCAGATCCGCTGCCTATTGGGGGTGCCGGCATTCCTCCTACCCAACTGATGCAAGATATGCGCCATTATATTCCCGAATATTTGCATGAAGTTTACCGCACCAGTTGCCGGGGTGAAGATGATTTGCGGGTGCAAATTTGCCAGAGTTTTCAGAAATCAATGTTTTGCGTGACAACGGCTGCAATTCAAGGTTTAGCACCGCATCCATTAAAGACTTCTGATCCGAAGCAACGGCAAGCAAATCGGGCATATTTAGAAAATTGGATGAATCGATTTACTGCGTCTCGTTTGGCAGAAGTTAATAAGCCGGATGAACGGTATTGTCAGCTATTTCCTGAGAGATAA
- a CDS encoding NADH-quinone oxidoreductase subunit M — translation MLSALIWVPILAAAVIGFWPTAITPARSRQLALVIAGGLFIWTLILLSKFDAGAAGFQFGESMPWIEALGLTYNLGMDGLSLPLIVLNGLLTCIAIYSSDEDVQRPRFYYALLFLLNAGVVGAFLAQDLLLFFLFYELELIPLYFLIAIWGGQRRGYAAIKFLIYTAISGILVLASFLGLVWFTGASTFAYNSQLAQALPLGTQMLLLGGILLAFGIKIPLVPFHTWLPDAHVEASTPISVLLAGVLLKLGTYGLLRFGLGLFPDAWAAWAPWLASWAVVSVLYGAFSAIAQTDMKKMVAYSSIGHMGYILLACAAATPLSVLGAVFQMISHGLISALLFLLVGVVYKKAGSRDLTIIEGLLNPERGLPMIGSLMVLGVMASAGIPGMVGFIAEFIVFRGSFPVFPVQTLLAMVGTGLTAVYFLLLTNRAFFGRLSQRVINLPQVRWSDRTPAIILTVVIVVLGMQPSWMVRWSEATTTAMLNKAPVTLTLSATPESQK, via the coding sequence ATGCTTAGTGCCTTAATTTGGGTGCCAATACTCGCTGCTGCTGTCATTGGGTTCTGGCCAACAGCAATAACGCCGGCTCGATCTCGCCAGCTAGCTTTAGTCATTGCCGGCGGGCTGTTTATCTGGACGCTAATTCTGCTCAGCAAGTTTGATGCCGGCGCGGCGGGCTTTCAGTTTGGCGAGTCCATGCCCTGGATTGAAGCCTTAGGTTTGACCTATAACCTCGGTATGGATGGTTTGTCTTTACCACTGATCGTTTTAAATGGTTTGCTCACTTGTATTGCCATTTACAGCAGTGATGAAGATGTGCAGCGGCCTCGATTTTATTACGCTTTACTCTTCTTACTCAATGCCGGTGTTGTCGGCGCATTTTTAGCACAAGATTTGCTGCTGTTTTTCTTATTTTATGAGTTGGAACTGATTCCGCTGTACTTCTTAATTGCCATTTGGGGCGGACAGCGCCGCGGCTACGCAGCCATCAAATTTCTCATCTACACAGCAATTTCTGGAATTCTGGTTTTAGCATCATTTTTAGGATTAGTTTGGTTCACCGGCGCTTCAACCTTTGCTTACAATTCGCAACTTGCTCAAGCCTTACCTTTAGGTACACAAATGCTGCTGCTGGGCGGAATTTTGCTGGCATTTGGCATTAAAATTCCCCTCGTTCCCTTTCACACTTGGTTGCCAGACGCTCACGTTGAGGCATCTACGCCAATTTCAGTGCTACTGGCTGGAGTGCTCCTAAAATTAGGGACTTATGGACTGCTGCGGTTTGGCTTAGGCTTGTTTCCCGATGCGTGGGCGGCTTGGGCACCGTGGTTGGCTAGCTGGGCAGTGGTGAGTGTGCTCTACGGCGCATTCAGTGCAATCGCCCAAACAGATATGAAAAAAATGGTAGCCTACTCGTCGATTGGGCACATGGGCTACATTCTTTTGGCGTGTGCTGCCGCTACACCCCTGAGTGTGCTGGGGGCGGTTTTCCAGATGATCAGCCACGGGTTGATTTCAGCGCTGCTGTTTTTGCTGGTTGGAGTTGTTTACAAAAAAGCCGGCAGCCGCGATCTGACGATTATCGAAGGACTGCTCAACCCGGAACGTGGTTTGCCGATGATTGGCAGTTTGATGGTGTTGGGCGTGATGGCTAGCGCCGGCATTCCAGGTATGGTGGGATTTATTGCGGAATTTATAGTTTTTCGCGGCAGTTTCCCCGTCTTTCCTGTGCAAACGCTGCTAGCGATGGTGGGAACCGGCTTAACGGCTGTTTACTTCCTGCTTTTAACCAACCGCGCCTTTTTTGGCCGGCTGTCTCAGCGAGTGATCAACTTACCTCAAGTGCGGTGGTCGGATCGTACGCCAGCGATCATTTTAACCGTAGTCATCGTCGTCCTGGGAATGCAGCCAAGCTGGATGGTGCGCTGGAGTGAGGCTACGACAACCGCAATGCTGAACAAAGCCCCAGTAACCTTAACGCTATCAGCTACGCCAGAAAGCCAGAAGTAA